The proteins below come from a single Mus musculus strain C57BL/6J chromosome 5, GRCm38.p6 C57BL/6J genomic window:
- the Rplp0 gene encoding 60S acidic ribosomal protein P0 — protein sequence MPREDRATWKSNYFLKIIQLLDDYPKCFIVGADNVGSKQMQQIRMSLRGKAVVLMGKNTMMRKAIRGHLENNPALEKLLPHIRGNVGFVFTKEDLTEIRDMLLANKVPAAARAGAIAPCEVTVPAQNTGLGPEKTSFFQALGITTKISRGTIEILSDVQLIKTGDKVGASEATLLNMLNISPFSFGLIIQQVFDNGSIYNPEVLDITEQALHSRFLEGVRNVASVCLQIGYPTVASVPHSIINGYKRVLALSVETEYTFPLTEKVKAFLADPSAFAAAAPAAAATTAAPAAAAAPAKAEAKEESEESDEDMGFGLFD from the exons ATGCCCAGGGAAGACAGGGCGACCTGGAAGTCCAACTACTTCCTCAAGATCATC CAACTTTTGGATGATTATCCAAAATGCTTCATTGTGGGAGCAGACAACGTGGGCTCCAAGCAGATGCAGCAGATCCGCATGTCGCTCCGAGGGAAGGCCGTGGTGCTGATGGGCAAGAACACCATGATGCGCAAGGCTATCAGGGGCCACCTGGAGAACAACCCAGCTCTGGAGAAACTGCTGCCTCACATCCGGGGGAACGTGGGCTTCGTGTTCACCAAGGAGGACCTCACTGAGATTCGGGATATGCTGTTGGCCAATAAG GTGCCAGCTGCTGCTCGGGCTGGTGCCATCGCCCCGTGTGAGGTCACTGTGCCAGCTCAGAACACTGGTCTAGGACCCGAGAAGACCTCCTTCTTCCAGGCTTTGGGCATCACCACGAAAATCTCCAGAGGCACCATTGAAATTCTG AGTGATGTGCAGCTGATAAAGACTGGAGACAAGGTGGGAGCCAGCGAGGCCACACTGCTGAACATGCTGaacatctcccccttctccttcggGCTGATCATCCAGCAGGTGTTTGACAACGGCAGCATTTATAACCCTGAAGTGCTCGACATcacagagcaggccctgcactCTCGCTTTCTGGAG GGTGTCCGCAACGTGGCCAGTGTGTGTCTGCAGATCGGGTACCCAACTGTTGCCTCGGTGCCACACTCCATCATCAATGGGTACAAGCGCGTCCTGGCATTGTCTGTGGAGACTGAGTACACCTTCCCACTTACTGAAAAG GTCAAGGCCTTCCTGGCTGATCCATCTGCATTTGCGGCTGCTGCCCCTGCAgctgctgccaccactgctgccccTGCGGCTGCTGCAGCCCCTGCCAAAGCTGAAGCAAAGGAAGAGTCGGAGGAATCAGATGAGGATATGGGATTCGGTCTCTTCGACTAA